In Luteibacter mycovicinus, a genomic segment contains:
- a CDS encoding complex I NDUFA9 subunit family protein: protein MNAQRIVILGGTGFVGGTLVPRLAADGHSLLLLSRNRENRRHSAVGRQVTTVSADVYDPAVLRRHIAGADAVINLVGILSESGRQTFQRAHVELTRLIIEACQATGVHRLHQMSSLKAGQGLSRYLRSRGEAEALVKGSTLDWTIYQPSTIFGPGDGLVTRFDKLLRVAPVMPLPRPQAKMAPVYVGDVAEAIARSVANPAIGALRTFELYGPETLTLIDIVRAIRDARGRRRVVIPMPDSLGRLQAEFAQFVPGKPFTPDNFLSLRTDSVGKVDGLAQLGIAPQSFSAWLPRLLGQPVRQRRLDEARTKRRP from the coding sequence ATGAACGCTCAACGCATTGTCATCCTCGGCGGCACCGGCTTTGTCGGCGGCACGCTCGTACCCCGGCTTGCCGCCGACGGACACTCGCTTCTGTTGCTGTCACGCAACCGGGAAAACCGCCGGCATAGCGCGGTGGGTCGGCAGGTCACCACGGTCAGCGCCGACGTCTACGACCCCGCCGTCCTGCGCAGGCACATCGCGGGAGCGGATGCCGTCATCAACCTGGTGGGCATCCTCAGCGAGAGCGGTCGTCAGACCTTCCAGCGAGCGCACGTCGAACTGACCCGCCTGATCATCGAGGCCTGTCAGGCCACGGGCGTCCATCGTCTGCATCAGATGAGTTCACTCAAGGCCGGCCAGGGGCTGTCCAGATACCTGCGTTCGCGCGGTGAGGCGGAGGCCCTGGTCAAGGGGTCGACGCTCGACTGGACCATCTACCAGCCCAGCACGATTTTCGGCCCGGGCGACGGACTCGTCACACGCTTCGACAAGCTGCTGCGCGTCGCGCCCGTGATGCCGTTGCCGCGCCCGCAGGCGAAGATGGCGCCCGTCTACGTAGGCGATGTGGCGGAAGCCATCGCCCGCTCGGTCGCCAACCCGGCGATCGGCGCCTTGCGCACGTTCGAACTGTACGGGCCCGAGACCTTGACGCTGATCGACATCGTGCGTGCCATTCGTGATGCGCGTGGCCGCCGCCGTGTCGTCATCCCCATGCCTGACAGCCTCGGCCGCCTGCAGGCGGAGTTCGCGCAGTTCGTGCCGGGCAAGCCGTTCACGCCGGATAATTTCCTCTCGCTGCGTACGGATTCCGTCGGCAAGGTCGACGGCCTCGCGCAGCTGGGCATCGCGCCTCAGTCCTTTTCCGCCTGGTTGCCGCGTCTGCTCGGCCAGCCCGTTCGTCAGCGCCGCCTGGATGAAGCGCGCACCAAACGTCGGCCCTGA
- a CDS encoding transglycosylase SLT domain-containing protein, producing the protein MVSAPATRRAARSIRLLAGLAIAACGLAGSLRASAEGSDTERTRFRQAYATAQQGGDAWRAQATGLEHYVLFPYLEAASLEHDLRTLDRARVDAYLAANPGLIPAADLRRDFLNELARRKDWVTFTAMYQPGLGDGLSCFALQAKLSRGQPLVFETDLADLWKKASLPNACDPVLSAAHDQGLLTPDRLWTRIQTAADAGKGGTVAGLAAWLPPEDAAAGQRIAQALNDPTSALRDAATWPDTPRHRQAVTLALQRMARKQSTVADSAWTSLAPRFSLSEQQKGAVLNALALFHATDFDESALDRLVALPPGAQTDATREWRVRVALARQDWPAALAAIDALAPAQKDDGEWRYFRALVLAKLGRQGEAKAIYQNVAQEATYFGFLAADRIDASYAICPATMATDERREAALLTEPGVDRAFELYSVGLQKYARREWTAALAGRDADTQRLAADLAFRKGWYDRGVFGLSSGEALRLYEQRFPLARQDGVVEQASQAGIEAPWAYAIIRAESAWMTDARSGADARGLMQLLPGTASLVARRNGLAWSGGDSLYEPTTNIILGTRYLSQMAARYNGAPWLASAAYNAGPNKVDQWVSARGSLDPDLFVASIPYKETREYVARVMAFAVIYDWRLTGNALPIGSRMTRIGSMYALPSPGAVRKPVSCPAPSVARPAPPTAPAVTQPAPAEATSAPAPQEPQS; encoded by the coding sequence ATGGTCTCCGCCCCGGCAACGCGACGCGCCGCCCGCTCCATTCGCCTCCTGGCCGGCCTCGCCATTGCCGCCTGCGGCCTCGCCGGTAGCCTCCGGGCCTCGGCGGAAGGTTCCGACACGGAGCGCACGCGCTTCCGCCAGGCCTACGCAACGGCCCAGCAGGGCGGCGATGCATGGCGCGCCCAGGCCACCGGACTCGAACACTACGTGCTTTTCCCGTACCTGGAAGCCGCGTCGCTGGAGCATGATCTGCGGACGCTCGATCGCGCCCGCGTCGATGCCTACCTCGCCGCCAACCCCGGCCTCATCCCTGCCGCCGACCTGCGCCGCGACTTCCTCAACGAGCTGGCGCGCCGTAAGGACTGGGTGACTTTCACCGCGATGTACCAGCCCGGTCTCGGGGACGGACTGAGTTGTTTCGCCCTGCAGGCCAAGCTGTCGCGCGGCCAGCCGCTCGTCTTCGAGACCGACCTGGCCGACCTGTGGAAGAAGGCCAGCCTGCCGAACGCATGCGATCCGGTGCTGAGCGCCGCGCATGACCAGGGCCTGCTGACGCCCGATCGCCTGTGGACGCGGATCCAGACCGCCGCCGATGCGGGCAAGGGCGGCACGGTGGCCGGACTCGCCGCCTGGCTTCCGCCCGAAGATGCCGCTGCGGGCCAGCGCATCGCGCAGGCCCTCAACGACCCGACCAGTGCGCTGCGTGACGCGGCCACCTGGCCGGATACGCCGCGCCATCGTCAGGCCGTGACGCTCGCCCTGCAGCGCATGGCCCGCAAGCAGTCGACCGTGGCCGACAGCGCATGGACCTCGCTGGCGCCGCGCTTCTCACTGAGCGAGCAGCAGAAGGGCGCCGTTCTCAACGCCCTCGCCCTCTTCCACGCGACCGATTTCGACGAGTCGGCGCTCGATCGCCTGGTCGCGCTGCCGCCGGGTGCGCAGACCGACGCGACGCGCGAGTGGCGCGTGCGCGTCGCATTGGCCCGACAGGACTGGCCGGCGGCACTCGCCGCCATCGACGCGCTCGCGCCTGCGCAGAAAGACGACGGCGAATGGCGTTATTTCCGTGCGCTGGTGCTCGCAAAGCTCGGACGCCAGGGCGAGGCGAAGGCCATCTACCAGAACGTCGCACAGGAGGCGACGTACTTCGGATTCCTGGCCGCCGACCGGATCGATGCCTCGTATGCCATCTGCCCCGCGACGATGGCCACCGATGAGCGTCGTGAGGCCGCGTTGTTGACGGAGCCCGGCGTCGACCGCGCTTTCGAGCTCTACTCGGTCGGCCTGCAGAAGTACGCACGTCGTGAATGGACGGCCGCGCTGGCAGGGCGGGACGCCGACACCCAACGGCTCGCCGCCGACCTCGCCTTCCGCAAAGGCTGGTATGACCGTGGCGTCTTCGGCCTGTCGTCGGGCGAGGCCCTGCGCTTGTACGAACAGCGCTTCCCGCTGGCACGCCAGGATGGTGTGGTCGAACAGGCCAGCCAGGCTGGCATCGAAGCACCCTGGGCCTACGCCATCATCCGCGCCGAGAGCGCATGGATGACGGACGCCCGTTCCGGCGCCGACGCGCGAGGGCTGATGCAGCTGTTGCCCGGCACCGCGTCTCTCGTCGCCAGGCGTAACGGGCTTGCGTGGAGCGGCGGCGACAGCCTCTACGAACCGACGACCAACATCATTCTCGGCACGCGTTATCTCTCGCAGATGGCCGCCCGGTACAACGGGGCGCCCTGGCTGGCGAGCGCCGCCTACAACGCCGGCCCGAACAAGGTCGACCAGTGGGTGAGCGCCCGTGGCTCGCTGGACCCCGACCTCTTCGTCGCGAGCATCCCCTACAAGGAGACGCGCGAATATGTCGCACGCGTGATGGCCTTCGCCGTGATCTACGATTGGCGGCTGACGGGTAATGCGCTGCCGATCGGGTCGCGCATGACACGGATCGGCAGCATGTATGCCCTGCCTAGCCCTGGCGCCGTACGTAAACCGGTCTCCTGTCCGGCGCCTTCGGTCGCCAGACCCGCACCCCCCACGGCGCCGGCTGTCACCCAGCCGGCGCCCGCCGAGGCGACTTCCGCTCCGGCCCCACAGGAACCCCAGAGCTGA
- a CDS encoding glycosyl hydrolase family 17 protein, with translation MPPHLPYARFARPLAWLVLVAAAVFGAGYWFVLGRPIALPDSPTAKIACVSYAPFRLKGETPFDLNAFIPPERIDADLKALSTRFDCVRTYSMGQGLGAVPDIAGRYHMKVLMGIWLGRDPVANEREIKLGIEAARRDHDSLRGIVVGNEVLLRGELSEKALAAYIARVNEATDVPVTYADVWEFWQKHPALAKVTDYLTIHILPYWEDEPVAPEDAVRHVADVYQKMKGEFPGKQIMIGETGWPSQGRTRRHASASLVNEARYMREFLNYAATVDMPYNVIEAFDQPWKRDLEGTVGGYWGIFDVDAKPKFAMQGPIVEEPRWTWALGIGGVGALLFLLAGAVRRRWHGASGWVSLALAGFASGTALAAHARLLSFAARDNVEWATGIIIGVVALATALSLGRAIAARLASPIDLAAVAPRPVERRRLGIAWSDAFTPQRFFWMFVLTLYGILQVFNGRYRDFPIGLFALPCIGFFLLGLLRTREDSLMPLVEERLMAVWIPLLGIAVVVEETGVNAVSWGWLLLNLALAWPVLTAWRRARRL, from the coding sequence ATGCCGCCCCATCTTCCTTACGCGCGATTCGCGCGACCGCTCGCATGGCTCGTGCTCGTTGCCGCCGCCGTCTTCGGCGCTGGCTACTGGTTTGTGCTGGGCCGCCCGATCGCCCTGCCGGATTCGCCGACGGCGAAGATCGCCTGCGTGTCCTACGCGCCCTTCCGGCTCAAGGGCGAGACGCCGTTCGACCTCAACGCGTTTATCCCGCCCGAGCGGATCGATGCCGACCTTAAGGCGCTGTCCACGCGTTTCGACTGCGTGCGCACGTATTCCATGGGGCAGGGACTGGGCGCCGTGCCTGACATCGCCGGCCGATACCACATGAAGGTGTTGATGGGCATCTGGCTGGGGCGCGACCCCGTCGCCAACGAGCGCGAGATCAAGCTGGGCATCGAGGCCGCGCGTCGGGATCACGACAGTCTGCGGGGCATCGTCGTCGGTAACGAGGTGCTTCTCCGGGGCGAGTTGTCGGAAAAGGCGCTCGCGGCCTACATCGCCCGCGTCAACGAAGCGACCGACGTACCAGTCACCTACGCTGACGTGTGGGAGTTCTGGCAGAAGCACCCGGCACTGGCCAAGGTCACGGACTACCTCACGATTCACATTCTCCCCTACTGGGAAGACGAGCCCGTCGCTCCGGAAGACGCCGTGCGCCATGTGGCCGACGTCTACCAGAAGATGAAGGGCGAGTTCCCGGGCAAGCAGATCATGATCGGCGAGACAGGCTGGCCCAGCCAGGGCCGTACGCGCCGGCACGCGAGTGCGAGCCTGGTCAACGAGGCGCGCTACATGCGCGAGTTCCTCAACTACGCCGCCACGGTCGACATGCCCTACAACGTGATCGAGGCCTTCGATCAGCCGTGGAAGCGCGACCTGGAAGGCACGGTCGGCGGCTACTGGGGCATCTTCGACGTGGATGCGAAGCCGAAGTTCGCGATGCAGGGCCCGATCGTCGAAGAGCCGCGCTGGACCTGGGCACTCGGCATCGGCGGCGTGGGTGCGCTGCTGTTCCTGCTTGCGGGCGCCGTTCGCCGTCGCTGGCACGGCGCGTCGGGCTGGGTGTCGCTGGCGCTCGCCGGTTTTGCCTCGGGCACGGCGTTGGCGGCGCACGCGCGGCTCCTGTCCTTCGCCGCGCGCGACAACGTCGAATGGGCTACCGGCATCATCATCGGAGTCGTCGCACTGGCGACGGCGCTGTCGCTGGGGCGTGCGATCGCCGCGCGTCTGGCATCGCCGATCGATCTGGCGGCGGTCGCACCGCGTCCGGTCGAGCGCCGTCGCCTGGGTATCGCGTGGTCGGACGCGTTTACACCGCAGCGCTTCTTCTGGATGTTCGTACTGACCCTGTACGGGATTCTGCAGGTCTTCAACGGTCGCTATCGCGATTTCCCGATCGGCCTGTTCGCGCTGCCTTGCATCGGGTTCTTCCTGCTGGGGCTGCTGCGCACGCGCGAGGACAGCCTGATGCCGCTGGTCGAGGAGCGCTTGATGGCGGTGTGGATTCCGCTGCTGGGTATCGCGGTCGTCGTCGAGGAAACCGGTGTCAACGCGGTCTCCTGGGGTTGGCTGCTGCTCAATCTGGCGCTGGCGTGGCCGGTGCTGACGGCCTGGCGGCGGGCACGGCGGCTTTAG
- a CDS encoding endonuclease/exonuclease/phosphatase family protein, producing MTRFTPPSILAPERTLRLLSCNILAGASVQRYTDYVTRSVNAVLPGRSKLANLDSLAELLHEFDVVGLQEADAGSLRSGFLNQTRYIAEAAGMPFWSHQPNRPMARVAHSANGLLSRIEPTEVIDYPLPGRIKGRGALFVRFGTGADALVVVIAHLSLGAAARMGQLGFIAELLAPYPHAVLMGDLNTEPTSPEMQRLFEKTALQMPTISTPTFPSWKPRRALDHILTSADIKLERTWTLPRAFSDHLPLAAEIRLPLALAEAAGAATP from the coding sequence ATGACCCGCTTCACGCCGCCATCCATCCTCGCTCCGGAGCGCACCCTGCGCCTTCTGAGCTGCAACATCCTCGCCGGCGCGAGCGTCCAGCGGTACACGGACTACGTCACGCGCAGCGTGAACGCGGTCCTTCCGGGCCGCTCGAAGCTGGCAAACCTGGACTCGCTCGCCGAGCTCCTTCACGAATTCGATGTGGTCGGCTTGCAGGAAGCCGATGCTGGCAGCCTGCGCTCCGGCTTCCTCAACCAGACCCGTTACATCGCGGAAGCCGCCGGCATGCCCTTCTGGAGCCATCAGCCGAACCGGCCGATGGCGCGCGTCGCGCATTCCGCCAACGGCCTGCTCAGCCGCATCGAGCCCACCGAAGTCATCGACTATCCGCTGCCCGGCCGCATCAAGGGCCGGGGCGCGCTGTTCGTGCGTTTCGGCACGGGGGCCGATGCTCTGGTGGTGGTCATCGCCCACCTGTCTCTGGGCGCCGCGGCACGCATGGGACAGCTGGGTTTCATCGCGGAATTGCTCGCGCCCTATCCGCATGCGGTACTGATGGGCGACCTCAACACCGAGCCCACCTCACCCGAGATGCAGCGCCTGTTCGAGAAGACCGCCCTGCAGATGCCGACGATCAGCACACCGACGTTTCCCAGCTGGAAACCGCGCCGTGCGCTCGACCACATCCTCACGTCGGCCGACATCAAGCTCGAGCGCACGTGGACATTGCCGCGGGCGTTCTCCGATCATCTGCCGCTCGCCGCCGAAATTCGCCTGCCGCTCGCGCTAGCCGAAGCCGCTGGCGCCGCCACCCCCTGA
- a CDS encoding thiol:disulfide interchange protein DsbA/DsbL, giving the protein MFKRLSLLFVGLALTAACSAKPAEGAPPYTEGQQYVATTTPQRLDPKDGKVEVVEVFSYGCIHCAHYEPYAETLQKKLPKGVTFRVIPAAFNDAWLPYAQAYYAAKQLGVAEKAHAALFKAIHTDHYPIATIDELADWYAKNYGVDKARFLQLATKDDAIRQRILADGKLIQNWGIDGTPTVVVDGKYRSAQIKDFDELNGVVSYLVDKELKGGK; this is encoded by the coding sequence ATGTTCAAGCGTCTCTCGCTCCTTTTCGTCGGCCTCGCGCTCACCGCCGCGTGCAGCGCCAAGCCGGCCGAAGGTGCGCCCCCCTATACCGAAGGTCAGCAGTACGTGGCCACCACCACCCCGCAGCGCCTCGATCCGAAGGACGGCAAGGTGGAAGTGGTCGAGGTGTTCTCGTACGGCTGCATCCATTGCGCCCACTACGAGCCGTACGCGGAGACCCTGCAGAAGAAGTTGCCCAAGGGCGTGACGTTCCGCGTCATTCCGGCGGCATTCAACGATGCATGGCTGCCGTACGCGCAGGCTTACTACGCGGCCAAACAGCTTGGCGTGGCCGAGAAGGCCCATGCCGCACTGTTCAAGGCGATCCACACCGATCACTACCCGATCGCCACGATCGACGAGCTGGCCGACTGGTACGCGAAGAACTACGGTGTCGACAAGGCCAGGTTCCTGCAGCTGGCGACCAAGGACGATGCCATCCGTCAGCGGATCCTCGCCGACGGCAAGCTGATTCAGAACTGGGGCATCGACGGCACGCCCACGGTCGTGGTCGACGGCAAGTACCGCAGCGCGCAGATCAAGGACTTCGACGAGCTCAACGGCGTCGTCAGTTACCTGGTCGACAAGGAACTGAAGGGCGGCAAGTAA
- a CDS encoding thiol:disulfide interchange protein DsbA/DsbL codes for MRMRLPLLCAALIGLAACSSGNNDAATTPPPAAASTAAPAPAAAPAAPSTASAPAATDATASAAPVAAPSDADDKRPPAKPFVDDGKWVEGKHYFRIDPSQPTSTPGKIEVTEVFSYGCPACFQFHGIVDQLVKDLPRGTVMTFTPASFRPDENWPLLQRAYLTAQAFGVDKQSHDAMFDAVFKSGELGIMDQQTNKPKPQSAWPTIDDVAKFYAKYGVKPEEFVATANSFTINTKMKRADELIRAYEVDSTPTIVVNGKYRFTAITAGGYPQAIELAQWLISKEAAGK; via the coding sequence ATGCGTATGCGCCTTCCCCTCCTCTGCGCCGCCCTGATCGGCCTCGCGGCCTGCAGCTCCGGCAACAACGATGCGGCCACCACGCCGCCACCCGCCGCCGCTTCCACCGCCGCGCCGGCTCCGGCCGCCGCGCCGGCCGCGCCGTCCACCGCCAGCGCGCCAGCCGCCACGGATGCCACCGCTTCGGCCGCCCCGGTCGCCGCGCCCAGCGACGCCGACGACAAGCGCCCGCCGGCCAAGCCCTTCGTCGACGACGGCAAGTGGGTCGAAGGTAAGCACTACTTCCGCATCGATCCGTCGCAGCCCACCAGCACCCCGGGCAAGATCGAAGTGACCGAGGTGTTTTCGTACGGCTGCCCGGCCTGCTTCCAGTTCCACGGCATCGTCGACCAGCTGGTCAAGGACCTGCCGCGCGGCACGGTCATGACCTTCACGCCCGCCTCGTTCCGCCCGGATGAGAACTGGCCGCTGCTGCAGCGCGCCTATCTCACCGCGCAGGCCTTCGGCGTCGACAAGCAGAGCCACGACGCCATGTTCGACGCCGTCTTCAAGAGCGGCGAGCTGGGCATCATGGATCAGCAGACCAACAAGCCGAAGCCGCAGTCGGCATGGCCGACCATCGACGACGTCGCAAAGTTTTACGCGAAGTACGGCGTCAAGCCGGAAGAGTTCGTGGCTACGGCCAACTCCTTCACGATCAACACCAAGATGAAGCGGGCGGATGAACTGATCCGTGCCTACGAGGTCGATAGCACGCCGACCATCGTAGTGAACGGCAAGTACCGCTTCACGGCGATCACGGCCGGTGGCTATCCCCAGGCGATAGAGCTCGCACAATGGCTCATCAGCAAGGAAGCCGCGGGTAAGTAA
- a CDS encoding c-type cytochrome has protein sequence MKFRHAAAAITAMLVMNLATAQTAAPARAGTAPAAAGTAAKPGANPATDPATPGMPKTETSTAPVGGTTAAIKPGDATAGQGKAAACGACHGLDGNSTDPQYPRLAGQSEQYIAAQLADFKSGKRSNPIMAGFAAPLSEQDMHDIGAYFATKASLPGVADQAYVDQGQKLYRQGDVDRGIPACMACHGPDGGGNPGARYPQLTSQHAKYVESRLKAWHEGGTPNDDPHTKIMVTIAQKLDDKDIAAVASYIEGLHTNEATQAAPATP, from the coding sequence ATGAAGTTTCGGCACGCCGCCGCTGCCATTACCGCGATGCTCGTCATGAATCTCGCCACGGCTCAGACCGCGGCACCCGCCAGGGCAGGCACCGCCCCGGCAGCGGCAGGCACCGCCGCGAAACCGGGCGCGAATCCGGCGACCGACCCGGCGACACCGGGGATGCCGAAGACCGAAACCAGCACCGCGCCCGTCGGCGGCACCACCGCCGCGATCAAGCCCGGTGACGCCACCGCCGGTCAGGGCAAGGCCGCTGCCTGCGGCGCCTGCCACGGCCTCGACGGCAACTCCACCGATCCGCAGTACCCGCGTCTGGCCGGACAAAGCGAGCAGTACATCGCCGCGCAACTGGCCGACTTCAAGTCGGGCAAGCGTTCCAATCCGATCATGGCTGGCTTTGCCGCGCCACTGAGCGAACAGGACATGCACGACATCGGCGCCTACTTCGCCACCAAGGCGTCGCTGCCGGGCGTGGCCGATCAGGCCTATGTCGATCAGGGCCAGAAGCTCTATCGCCAGGGCGATGTCGATCGCGGCATTCCCGCCTGCATGGCCTGCCATGGGCCGGACGGCGGCGGCAACCCGGGCGCGCGCTACCCGCAGCTGACCAGTCAGCACGCGAAGTACGTTGAGTCGCGGCTCAAGGCCTGGCACGAGGGCGGCACGCCCAACGACGACCCGCACACGAAGATCATGGTGACCATCGCGCAGAAGCTCGACGACAAGGATATCGCCGCCGTCGCCAGCTATATCGAGGGTCTGCACACGAACGAGGCGACGCAGGCCGCACCCGCGACGCCCTGA
- the yihA gene encoding ribosome biogenesis GTP-binding protein YihA/YsxC yields MSSNPLNSARFVLAANEITQLPYDQGAEVAFAGRSNAGKSSALNALTGHNGLARTSKTPGRTQLMVVFDLAPLKIEGESPVDARLVDLPGYGYAKVPEAMRKHWRGEIDAYLKMRRSLRGIVLIVDIRHELKDFDRTMIEFCAATDLPCHVLMTKADKLSRGQASAALETLRKDFRKNNVPGTVQMFSSLAKTGIEEARARVMELLATPRPHEL; encoded by the coding sequence ATGTCTTCGAACCCCCTCAACAGCGCCCGCTTCGTCCTGGCCGCGAATGAAATCACCCAGCTGCCCTATGACCAGGGCGCCGAAGTGGCGTTCGCCGGTCGCTCCAACGCCGGCAAATCGAGCGCCCTCAACGCGCTGACCGGGCACAACGGCCTGGCCCGCACGTCGAAGACGCCGGGGCGCACGCAGCTGATGGTGGTGTTCGACCTGGCGCCACTGAAGATCGAGGGCGAGTCGCCGGTGGACGCGCGCCTGGTCGACCTTCCCGGATACGGCTACGCCAAGGTGCCCGAAGCCATGCGCAAGCACTGGCGTGGCGAGATCGACGCCTACCTGAAGATGCGCCGGAGCCTGCGCGGCATCGTGCTGATCGTGGACATTCGCCATGAGCTGAAGGACTTCGACCGCACCATGATCGAGTTCTGCGCGGCCACCGACCTGCCGTGCCACGTGCTGATGACCAAGGCCGACAAGCTGTCGCGCGGCCAGGCGTCAGCCGCTCTGGAAACGCTGCGCAAGGATTTCCGCAAGAACAACGTGCCGGGGACCGTGCAGATGTTCTCGTCGCTGGCCAAGACCGGTATCGAGGAAGCGCGGGCGCGGGTGATGGAGTTGCTGGCTACGCCGCGACCGCACGAACTATAA
- a CDS encoding GAF domain-containing protein, which yields MFEAKALATDDKATLYAELLQQAKGLMHGETNTIANAANFAALIYDAVPDLNWAGFYLFDGTELVVGPFQGKPACIRIALGRGVCGTAAQTRQTQVIRDVHDFDGHIACDAASNSEIVVPLVKADGSLFGVWDVDSPSVARFDDEDRRGMEALCEAFMVTVA from the coding sequence ATGTTTGAAGCCAAGGCGCTCGCCACCGACGACAAGGCCACCCTCTACGCCGAGCTGCTGCAGCAGGCGAAGGGGCTGATGCACGGCGAGACGAATACGATCGCCAATGCCGCCAACTTCGCCGCACTGATCTACGACGCCGTACCCGATCTCAACTGGGCCGGGTTCTATCTGTTCGATGGCACCGAGCTGGTCGTCGGCCCGTTCCAGGGCAAGCCCGCCTGCATCCGCATCGCGCTGGGTCGCGGCGTGTGCGGGACGGCCGCGCAGACGCGGCAAACCCAGGTCATCCGTGACGTGCACGACTTCGACGGCCACATCGCCTGCGATGCCGCATCGAATTCGGAGATCGTGGTGCCGCTGGTCAAGGCCGACGGCAGCCTGTTCGGCGTGTGGGACGTGGATAGCCCGTCGGTGGCGCGCTTCGATGACGAGGATCGTCGCGGGATGGAGGCGCTGTGCGAGGCTTTTATGGTTACCGTCGCCTGA
- the bioD gene encoding dethiobiotin synthase: protein MSRHLFVAGTDTGIGKTHGAQTLVHAFRQAGERVAGMKPVASGSARSREGLRNQDALDLIGASAPPPPYALVNPLAYEEAVAPHLAALRSGRPVTWPPLDAAFQSLAADYERVVVEGVGGWLVPLGDGISAEDIPRRWDLPVVMVVGVRLGCISHARLTARAIEADGCRFAGWIANIIEPTMPLLEENIATLRASLAAPCLGVLPYRVAPPDAAMFLDLSPLG, encoded by the coding sequence ATGTCGCGACACCTCTTCGTCGCCGGTACCGACACCGGCATCGGCAAGACGCACGGAGCCCAGACTCTGGTTCATGCCTTTCGTCAGGCGGGCGAGCGCGTCGCCGGCATGAAGCCGGTGGCCAGCGGCTCGGCGCGAAGCCGGGAGGGCCTGCGTAATCAGGACGCGCTCGATCTGATCGGCGCCAGCGCGCCCCCGCCCCCGTATGCGCTGGTCAACCCGCTCGCCTACGAGGAGGCCGTGGCCCCTCATCTGGCTGCCCTGCGCAGCGGACGACCCGTCACCTGGCCGCCGCTGGACGCGGCCTTTCAGTCCCTGGCCGCCGACTACGAGCGTGTGGTGGTCGAAGGCGTCGGCGGCTGGCTGGTGCCACTGGGGGACGGCATCTCGGCCGAGGACATTCCCCGTCGCTGGGACCTGCCGGTCGTGATGGTGGTCGGTGTCCGCCTTGGCTGCATCAGTCATGCCCGTCTCACCGCACGGGCGATCGAGGCCGACGGCTGTCGCTTCGCCGGCTGGATCGCCAACATCATCGAGCCGACGATGCCGCTGCTGGAAGAAAACATCGCAACGCTCCGGGCGAGCCTGGCCGCCCCCTGTCTGGGCGTGCTGCCTTACCGCGTGGCCCCACCCGATGCGGCCATGTTTCTCGATCTCTCCCCGCTGGGCTGA